gaccgccaatcggtcggtccggccgtcggtcgatcgggccgtcagtcggtcgatcgggccgtcagtcggtcggtccttccggcagtcggtcggtcggtcggtccttccggcagtcggtcggtcggtgggtgggtattccccaacaaaaaCATTTAAGCATAATCAGCTCAGCATCATGTCTAGAAACACCAAATCTTTTTTCTCCGTACATGCCAGATTGAAGTAGAAAGAATCACTGAAGGTTGTCATGCTTCTGAGGTGTAAAGTTTGTTTAAATATGTTCATCACCTTTCATTACTCACTTCAAAACATCTTACTGTGGTGTAAATTTTCTGTTAAAATATGTTCGTCACCTTTCATTACTGACTTCAAAACATCTTACCATGCATAACACCACATGATGGTCTTTGCATAAATTCATTGAAAATCTAAGTCCTGTCTAAAGAGCTTTTGAGACTCCCTCACTTTTTTTAAAGAGAAGGCCTAGGTTTGTACCATGGCATGACTGATACTCATCCCCTCACAGTCAGCAGGTTATAATGATAATTGTGGAATTACAGCTCAAAATTATCAGGCTATAATTGCATAGAAGTTTCCAGCATAAATGTTTCCTATGGTTCTGATCTCTTGACATTGGTACATCTTCCTGTATCATCATTCACCAACAACAGCGGCAAATATGATAACATCAAACTCATAGGCTCCAATAGAGTCTGGCCAACTCATTCCAAAAGATATGACCCCCAGGTTGGCCCAGTCCTGTCAAATTCACCTTCAAGATGGTGTAAAAAAACAAAAAGTTGATTCCTGTGTTCCAATTGCAATGATAGATGGATCACTTTCAGTGCATATGAAGTACTGTCTATGATAAGAGATGACAATGCTTAATATCTAGCAGATTCTGTTCAGCAATTTGTTTGTGATTCCTGCTCCACTTAATCCAGAGATTGATACCTGCTTCAACAAATCATAAATCCCTTGCATGCAGCTTCTAATTATATCCTCAATTGAGAAATTCCTCACTACTATTCAATAATTCCCTTCCCAGTATAGGTCCTAATCTTGATGACAGGAATGTAAAATATGTATTATAGCACCTCACAGCCTTCATCAGCATATATCCAATGTCTGCAACTTGGACATAACCCATTACATAGGCAAGAGAAAATAGAACATACAGTCACTGTCATAGACAAGCATTGCCTCTCACAGCATAGACAGGTTGTTTGCAAAAAGATAATACAGCAATTTTCCGATTCTTTAATCAACATATTTGTATAAGAATATGTTGTGAAGTCAGAAAGCATTTGCACAAAAAATGGAAGAAACCTAACACAAACCAACAAATTCTATTCGATTTCTccatagaagagagagagagagagagagagccatcaTACACTTGTCACTCAGATCAAAGTCAATTCCACGGTTTGGGGACTTTGTGAAATATAACAAAACCAATAAGGTCCTTTGAACTCATTTTATACTTCCAcaaaaaatgattaaaaatagCTACTTTTTTTCCGAAAATTATAGGATTCCACCACCTGAATAATTCCAAAACTTTTTAAGCCCTCTTAAAATCTGAAACAAGTCTTGCAGGAATGCTTCCCAAATACCAAATTTTATGACCAGCACCACCAAAAAATGAAGAAATCTTTCCAATATAATCTCATCTGTTTGTTTCATTCAGTTTCTACAGAAAAATCTAACTGGAGTAGCTCAAAatcactttaaaaaaaaaaaaaatcaactgacGCACTAAAACCAGATTGTGTTTTAGAATACTTTTTGCTCAAAGAGATACACCATGCATCAAAATATAAGACTATGAACAGTTCAAAGATATTAAGATGTACTGGAAAATAATACAGGACAAGGGAAATAGCATTTCTACCAAGATGATCTACTGTTTTGGCCTATAGGATGCATACACAGACAGACAGATGCATATAAAGACTCCTGACCCATCAATGTACATCTCGGTACTGGATTCTTTTCAGAAAAGACTATTTTTCACCTTCAAACATCATTTAACAAGACAACCCAGGTGGTGGTATATTGAACCAGGCAACTTGTGAACATATATTAAGAATCCTCATTATAACAATAAAATATCAACAGATGGAAAGTCACAGTTGGAACAGATTATCTGCATCCCTAGTTGCATCCCACCAGTTTTAACAATTATGACATTCCAAACCTGAGAAGAATCTAGGTTAACACCTGTCACCATCGTAATCAGAGGAGCCTGTTACAAACTCGCACTCTAGCTATAGTCCCATCCCAACCAATTAGATGGCAAGAATTTACCAATACTTACTTTGGAGGTCAGCTTAGAAACTTTGGATTGCTTTTAATGTGGGGATTGGGTTCAAGGTGCAGAAGGGTGGCACTGAGTATTTGAAGAAATTGATGCAGCAGAACAATAATTGAGGTTGCATTCATGAGACCTCTTATTGCTCAAAGAGATGGCATAACATTGGTTTAAAATTTGAGGTGAGCAAGTGGTGCAGGACctaattttttttcagaaattaGATATATGGAACTCCAAGAGCTTGCCTTCCTGAAAGAAATATTACAAGGTTGCCATTTTTTCCTCTAGGATGATATGAGATTAGCATATGCATGGTGTAAATCCTTTGATTTCCTTCTCATATGCATTTTACATCTTGATCCTTGGATCAAATGTTTGTTTTGGTTTTCTAATACATAAACCATTCTCTTGTATCACACTTtaatttcttctatttcttcaatGAGTGTGCCATATTATACATGTCAGGGCTGTTATCACGTTACTTTCATTATGTTTAGGCAATACAGGAAAACCATTACATAAGTCATCAAGGCTGTAGAATGATTTGACATGGCAAGTCTATCCACATAGAGTCTGTCATTATTACTTTACCATGTTCATATGCACAGCCAATCTAATCAATGTTTTAATCTTTTCTAACCACACAAAAAATTAAATATACAATGCAACCAACAGGCTAATAAATATTGTACTATAACACACTGCTAGGGTTCAAAATTCAAGGAGAAACAACATCATAAAATAATTCGCATCACGCCAAATTATGTTCATTTTTCAAAGAACAAATATCAGGCAAGAATGGTGCGTCTAAGCTTCACATGGAAAAACAGGGGGTTACAGAGCCTAAGAAACGATGTGTCACTAGACAGCATTGCCTTAAATATGATAATATATGCAACAATATGAGAAATATCAATGTTGGAAAGCTTCATGATAACCATGTTTTTCAACCATGCCACTATCACCGTCATGCTGTTACATATAAAGGTTGATCATTGAGAATGAGGAGAAAATCTCCGAAATGTACTCAATTCAAGtttacaaataatttataatttagaacaATAACATAAATCATAAAATCGTTACTTGAATTCAGCTCCTCAAATGcatgcatgagagagagagagagagagagagaattcccTTGAATACTGTCACCAAGATTCATTTCATAAAATATTCTATGTTAatggttttattttttttgttcttcagtTCAGCTGCCAAGCAAATGATTATCTGAATAGTCTTGTAGCTAAGGTTTGCGATACCAATCGATATATCCAGTACCAATCAATACCGTACCATACCAGACGTACTGTACCAATATCCAACCAATTCACCATCTCGTACCATACCGACGATCCGTATGCCTCGCTATCATGCACTGTACCACCTATCGACACTGTAATATGGTGGTAGTGATGTGGAATATGATATCAAGATGGCGAATCTTGCTTGTGACCCTAAGCCAAGTCTTAACTTATTCTAGATAATTCAATAGCACAATATAGAAAATAATACGAAGAAGCAGGAGAACAGTATATTAAAACAAACTATGCAATAATAATAGCTCACTGAAGCCTCaagtaaatttttatataaatcaaTGTGAAAGAAGCTCATTTTTATCTTACAGCTCATTGAAGCACGTTTCATATAGAAATAGACACCCTATTCCCAGAAACTTCTCAAATAGGAGTACAATACAAACATAGATGCTCTCCAGACTCATCACTCCAGTATGTGAATCCTCATGAAGCAAGATGAAACAGAGTATCAGATATTTGCAGCTTTCTCAAGCTTCTCAGTATATGAGTTCAGAGCTCACCGGAAGAAATGATCAGTTTTCTTCAGAGAACAAGAATTCCTGTGATTCCTTGAAGTTGCACTCTCTTAAAAGGCAATGTCAAAACTGCTACTAAGGTTGTTACCTCACAATGGAATCACAAGAATCTGAATCCAACTTCCACCAAGGTTTAGAATCTTTCGACCACCGCTTCCCCACCAAGCCAAAACTCCCATCTTCATCATCTCCATCCTCGCTCTGTCCCTCGAAAACATCATCCTCAATTTGCTCCAAATCCGGCTCATAAGTCCACTCCAACCTCTTCAACAGCTCCCTATCATTCCACTTCCCCACTGCCGACTCTGCCTCCTTCCTCGCCTTCCCCGAGATCACATCCTTCCAAGAAAAATTAGCATCGGCGCACCTCTTGAGCGCCCCGTCCCCTTCGTCCCCCACCACCACCGTCTTCAAACACCTCATCCTCGCCTCCCTCAGGACTCCGACAAACCCTGAATCATCGGAGACCACCACCAAACACCCGATTTTTCCGCGGTCCATGGTGTCCACAATGTGCTCCCGGAGCGCCCGGTCCGCCGCCTCCGGTCGGTCCTCGACGGTCCGGACCACCACTCCGGCCCGCCGGAGCTCGTCGGCGAGGCCGTACCCGACCCTGGGGACCAGCAGTTCCCTCGCGGCCTTCTCGTACTTCTCCATCTTGAGCGCGAGCTGCGCCGCCAGCCGCACCCGGCGACCGCCGCGGGTGGAGTCGAGGCGGCGGAGGCGCTTGGCGTGCTCGCGCTCGTGAATCTGACGGAAGTGGTCGACGAGCTTGGCGTGAGCGAAGAAGTTCCGCCCACAGACGCGGCACGGGTAGGGTTCCGGTGAGGGCTGGGAGGCCTCCCGGTGGTCTCGGGCACGGCCAGCGGCGCGAGCGGCGCGGACGGGGGCGGGGACGTGGCGGAAGGCGTGGTGGTTGGCGTAGGCGACGCAGAAGCGAAGGGAGCCGAGGGAGGAGGCGGCGAGCTTGAGGCGAACGGCGGCGTCGTAGGGGGGGATGGACTTGGGCGGCTTGTTGTCGAGGTCCCAGAATACGGCGACGGAAGGCTTGGAAGCGGCGGCCGCGGCGGAGACCAGGGTTTTGGGGAGGAGACCGGCGGAAAGGTGGAAGGTTGTGACTGGGCCGCGGAATTGGCGGAGAAAGCCGATCATCGCCGGGGATGGAGTTTCTGGGGAATTAATCTGAGACAACCGGCCCCGGTTCCAGAACGAGTCATTTTGGTTCCTATTATTAATTTTTCTCGGCAATCATAATTCGCACACATAAACGCTTGGGCATTtcgggagaaaagaaaagaaaaaaaaaatagtaaggagagagaaaaataatatatatatatatatatatattgagagtttaaagaaaaaaaaataatttctttcatttaaagtaacaaaaaaataaaatattataatatttttttattattatatttttgaaagAAACTCGATAAATCTAAGAAAgaagcaaagaaaagatcatatttttttattttttttatttttattgattttttccaTCTCAGTTGGAGGGAAGACTTGGGTGGAAAACTTGAAATAAgtcttatgattaaaatataatattaattttattttttattattaaaaaataagatagaaattataaaaaatttataaactttcaattttttttagaggaaaaaaaaagttaCAGATTtaagatgagttttatattttttttttcattctttccttttctctcctaTTCTTTTCTCCCAATCAAGATGGAAGTGCCATGAAGTTGGCAGTGTACTCCAACTACAAGGAGAGATGTGGCTAATGGACTGATAATTCAATTTTTATTGGAAGATTACAAAtgagttttttttatttatataattcatGCAAACTGAAGCCAGCTGCTACTTCATACAAAGCTTGTAGGTTGTGATTAGCCACTTGTGCCCACACTTCTCATCTAGATTGGTGCTTCATTTAGAATGGATAGATTACTAATCAAGAATTGAAGTTAGATGTCACTCAAACCCTAATATCCTGCTTAATGGGTGAGATGAAATATCGTTTGAGAAGTACTTTATGATTTTTCGATAGATTTAATGTCAATAAGTGAGACGTGATATCTTCCACCATTTGTGTTCATTTTTAAGATCATCTACTCATTTTCCAAATAGACTTCAAGAcctattcttttgtagaaaaatattatgaaaaagttgatcaatttttttattgaccaaCTTATCCATATTCTTATATTTTTCGAGATGGATAAATTACTTTTTCATAGATAATATTTACCTATCAAATGGGAGAAAATTATACCCACCTAGGAGTGCTAAATCATTTTCCTATCAATCGAAAAAATAACAttttaattcattcctaatatatctttaatcttataataatataatataatataatatataatatttatataatatactaatataatataatatattttaatataatatattataatataatataaaatattatattataataaattatcataatataatataagataataataccataataataatatgatgatataatatattatgatatataataatatatattatcttaTATTAATGTGAGATATTAACATAaacaaatattatataatatataataataatataatcatatataacaaagtaataatataatatataattatattaatatatatattaaattataatattattatattatattaatataaaatattaatatattatattattatagtatattataatatattataataatattatgtatggtatatcatattatattattatatataataatatttatttcataaaaattattataaaaaatatgaatagatcttagcaacttatcAAGAAAATTAGTAATACAAAATAATATGGATAACAGATTCGCAAGCCATTTTTCAATGTATAAAAGAatgtgaataaattatttttttatctaaatattatctaaaaaatatttattcaaaaaaatatagatctttggataaattttttattcttaaaagAATGGACCCTTAATATGAAGCTATAAAGCAAAGATTCATAAGTATGTGAATTAAACTAGAGgtactaataaatattttttgaaacatATCCATCGATCATAAATTTGTATTGTTTGGATTCTTGGATAAATAATCCATGAATGGTATGTAGAATTATCCAAACATTGCAAGCACTGAAAGCATATGATCAATGAAAAATGGATTTTTTTTATGTATGAAAAAACTTTGAACCGGCAAccttaaaaaatagagaggataaTTTTACCAAATCTGCTGGATATCTAACCCAATCCGATCCAAAAAGATCgaattttatttgatctaattaaaatccAAGATTGATATGAGTTCTGAAAAAATATCCAAAGGAGGTTCGGATCGGATATGGATAATAATATACTATTCTAAATTGGATCCcatataatcttaatatatatctttcttttaaaattatatttattttataatatttacacacatacacacatatgtatgcatatatctatatgtatatgtatatgcatgcgTGTGTGTGTATGTCTGTAAATTGAATGATGCATTTTATGTCACCTTCTTATAAAGGAATTATAATTCCAAATCAACATTGTTCCATTCAAAATGAAAATTCAAATCATTGAATAAATATGCATTCGAAAAATGACaagaatcaaaatttatattcttTGGTGGTCTTTAACCCATGCATTaagttcatataaaaattaacaAGACTAATTACACTAATATATATGATAATATGAAGATACACTCGCGCGCGCACAcatgcgcgcacacacacacacgcacatacatacatacatacatacatacatatatatatatattagtatgtatgtatgtatgtatatatatgtatgtatatgtatgtatgtatgtacacacacacatacatatacatatacatatacatacatacatacatagatacacacacacacacacacacatacatacatacatacatatatacatatattttcataaatacaaacacacatatatatatatacacatacacacacacacacacacacacacatgtgtatatatatatgtatgtatgtgtgtgtgtgtgtgtgtatatatgtatgtatatatatatacatacatacatagatatatatatatatatatatatatatatatatatatatatatatatatatatatatatatatatatacatatatatatagatagatatacatacacacacacacacacacatacatacatacatatatatatatacatatatatacatatatatgtatgtatgtatgtatgtatgtatgtgtgtgtgtgtgtgtgtgtgtgtgtgtctatatatatatatatatatatatatatatatatatatatatatatatatatatgtatgtatgtatgtatgtatgtatgtatgtatgtatgtatgtatgtatatatataaatatgtatgtgtgtgtatatgtatgtatatctatacatacatacatacatacatacatacatatatatatatgtatgtatgtatgtatgtatgtatgtatatgtatatgtatatgtatatgtatatatatatgtatgtatatatacatacatacatatatatatatatatatatacatatatatatatatatatatatatatatatatatatacatatacatatatatatatatatacatatatatatatatatatatatatatatatatatatatatatacatatatatatatatatatatatatatatatatatatatatatatatatatgtatatatatatatatatatgtatgtatgtatgtatgtatgtatgtatgtatgtttgtatatgtgtgtgtgtgtgagagtacacacacacacacacacacacacacacatatatatatatatatatgtgtatatatatatatatatatatatatatatatatatatatacatataatatatatatacatatatatatatatatacatatatatatacatacatacatacatacatatatctatatacatatatatatacatacatacatacatagatacacacacacacacacacacatacatacatacatacatatatacatatattttcataaatacaaacacacatatatatatatacacatacacacacacacacacacacacacacatgtgtatatatatatgtatgtatgtgtgtgtgtgtgtgtgtatatatgtatgtatatatatatacatacatacatagatatatatatatatatatatatatatatatatatatatatatatatatatatatatacatatatatatatatagatatacatacacacacacacacacacatacatacatacatatatatatatacatatatatacatatatatgtatgtatgtatgtatgtatgtatgtatgtgtgtgtgtgtgtgtgtgtgtctatatatatatatatatatatatatatatatatatatatatatatatatatatatatatatatatatatatatatatattatatatatatatatgtatgtatgtatgtatgtatgtatgtatgtatatatataaatatgtatgtgtgtgtatatgtatgtatatctata
The DNA window shown above is from Elaeis guineensis isolate ETL-2024a chromosome 8, EG11, whole genome shotgun sequence and carries:
- the LOC105050282 gene encoding uncharacterized protein, which produces MIGFLRQFRGPVTTFHLSAGLLPKTLVSAAAAASKPSVAVFWDLDNKPPKSIPPYDAAVRLKLAASSLGSLRFCVAYANHHAFRHVPAPVRAARAAGRARDHREASQPSPEPYPCRVCGRNFFAHAKLVDHFRQIHEREHAKRLRRLDSTRGGRRVRLAAQLALKMEKYEKAARELLVPRVGYGLADELRRAGVVVRTVEDRPEAADRALREHIVDTMDRGKIGCLVVVSDDSGFVGVLREARMRCLKTVVVGDEGDGALKRCADANFSWKDVISGKARKEAESAVGKWNDRELLKRLEWTYEPDLEQIEDDVFEGQSEDGDDEDGSFGLVGKRWSKDSKPWWKLDSDSCDSIVR